One segment of Metallosphaera cuprina Ar-4 DNA contains the following:
- a CDS encoding DEAD/DEAH box helicase: protein MNERLGKKILSLMRERNWDKMTRIQETSVEPILNGSNTLIIAPTGFGKTEAALLPILSLMSEGEQKPVSMIYITPLKALINDITIRIDWWASKLGFVVSRKHGEVPQKEKNMRLKKAPHILVTTPEGLEIDMDWASKFRENYKNVKWIIVDEIHELVGSKRGAQLSILLERLKDFSARDFQRIGLSATINDEEYVAEMLFGSSKRPRVIVKSETGKEFRLKIRKIKGNDVWEESAKAIRESLEPPTLVFTNSRFLTERLHEELEKLGEKGIFVHHSSISRDSKSSAEENLRSGKAGAVLCTKTLELGIDVGKVKKIIMYRPPPSVASFLQRLGRSGHCVSGVPYGEIICVQSFDCLEALAIYNLSKKGKLEPPRRVRPLDVVAREILGMLLQYSSVNIEKIYSIITSSYIYRNLKWEDFLELLRYLEKNNMVVIEGNEAKLGKSFFKIWTFNRNNNFAWAKSFSEFFSLISNDDTFTLKSGDRIIGEIDAIYVYKHIRPGDLIRISGRLWKVSRIHNGIMSIELTPAERGEGEIPIWKGEGVPKSDLIPKEIENVLTLGEKAIESDILDEESKRELLDIISKSKTTLGPSKAIYVTKTDKETVYTTLIDERVANTLLHMLMYLTSSKYTLNVYGRASIYGFSINVTDRDLLKELVDMRVEKIKKILLKSILRSPLFMSVEKEIQASFGKIGKVNPNNDKIIVKESLRQTIRRYFNLKGTLSLLRRIKKGEIQIIRLDRPNPLTEAILSQAPVRPWISGINVLLYDTLKGGAYTVQEISEMISVPPRSLEVKLKQMRKNDSKYRVASFVDVDSKETRWCTIDELKELVNSDEFYTSFTPLNGDETLIAEMKSVDGSSNTEMIFKPSQIAESPEDFAKRIPLEEIGELKVIDPVDPMICNMSPRYYFVRRDIVPYLLLNASAYIQNLKYT, encoded by the coding sequence ATGAATGAACGGCTAGGAAAAAAGATACTGAGTCTAATGAGGGAACGAAACTGGGATAAGATGACTAGAATCCAAGAAACGTCTGTTGAGCCCATCTTAAATGGGAGCAACACGCTTATAATTGCCCCTACTGGGTTTGGGAAGACTGAGGCTGCATTGCTACCGATCCTTAGCCTAATGAGTGAGGGCGAGCAGAAACCTGTATCTATGATTTATATAACCCCCCTTAAGGCGTTAATAAACGATATAACGATCAGGATAGACTGGTGGGCATCAAAGTTAGGGTTCGTAGTGAGTAGAAAACATGGAGAGGTGCCACAAAAAGAAAAGAACATGAGATTAAAGAAGGCTCCACACATCTTAGTTACAACGCCAGAGGGATTAGAGATTGACATGGACTGGGCTTCAAAATTCAGAGAGAACTACAAGAACGTTAAATGGATAATTGTTGATGAGATACACGAACTGGTTGGTTCCAAGAGAGGTGCACAACTTTCAATTTTACTTGAGAGATTAAAGGATTTCTCAGCTAGAGATTTCCAAAGGATCGGTCTATCCGCAACGATCAACGACGAGGAGTACGTAGCTGAAATGCTCTTCGGTTCGTCTAAGAGGCCTAGAGTTATAGTTAAGAGTGAGACCGGGAAAGAGTTTAGACTTAAGATAAGAAAAATTAAAGGAAACGACGTTTGGGAGGAGTCTGCTAAAGCTATTAGGGAGTCGCTAGAGCCTCCTACGTTAGTCTTCACCAACTCTAGATTCCTTACAGAAAGGCTTCACGAGGAGTTAGAAAAGTTGGGAGAGAAGGGTATCTTCGTTCATCATTCCTCCATATCTAGAGACTCTAAGAGCAGCGCTGAGGAGAACCTCAGAAGCGGGAAAGCTGGAGCTGTACTATGTACTAAAACCCTTGAACTCGGGATAGACGTAGGAAAGGTAAAGAAAATAATAATGTATAGGCCTCCTCCCTCAGTCGCATCTTTCCTTCAAAGGTTAGGGAGGAGCGGTCATTGTGTATCTGGCGTACCGTATGGAGAGATCATATGCGTTCAGAGCTTTGATTGCCTTGAAGCCTTGGCAATATATAATCTCTCCAAGAAAGGTAAACTGGAACCCCCAAGGAGGGTAAGGCCATTAGATGTTGTAGCTAGAGAAATACTTGGTATGTTGCTTCAATATTCTTCCGTTAATATAGAGAAAATCTACTCAATAATAACCTCTTCTTATATTTATAGAAACTTGAAATGGGAGGATTTCCTAGAACTATTACGATATTTGGAGAAGAACAACATGGTTGTAATTGAAGGCAATGAGGCTAAACTAGGTAAATCCTTCTTTAAGATATGGACGTTTAATAGGAATAATAACTTCGCTTGGGCCAAAAGTTTCTCTGAGTTCTTTTCCCTTATTAGTAACGATGATACCTTCACTTTGAAAAGTGGAGATAGGATCATAGGCGAAATTGATGCTATATATGTATACAAACACATAAGACCTGGAGATCTGATTAGAATAAGCGGTAGGTTATGGAAGGTTTCTAGGATACATAACGGCATAATGAGCATAGAACTTACCCCAGCGGAACGCGGAGAGGGAGAGATTCCCATCTGGAAAGGTGAGGGAGTCCCTAAGTCCGATCTGATACCAAAGGAAATAGAGAACGTTTTAACGCTAGGAGAGAAGGCCATCGAGAGTGACATTCTAGATGAAGAGTCCAAGAGAGAACTACTAGACATAATATCTAAAAGTAAAACAACGTTAGGTCCCTCTAAGGCCATATACGTTACGAAAACGGATAAGGAGACCGTTTACACAACATTAATCGATGAGAGAGTGGCCAACACGTTACTTCATATGCTTATGTACTTAACCAGTTCTAAATACACGCTTAACGTTTATGGTAGGGCCTCAATTTACGGCTTCTCAATAAACGTAACGGATAGAGATCTCCTCAAGGAGCTAGTGGATATGAGAGTTGAGAAAATAAAGAAGATCCTCTTGAAGTCGATCCTTAGATCACCTCTCTTTATGTCCGTTGAAAAGGAGATCCAGGCGAGTTTTGGGAAAATAGGGAAAGTAAATCCAAATAACGATAAGATAATAGTTAAGGAGAGTCTTAGGCAGACAATAAGACGATACTTTAACCTGAAAGGTACACTATCTCTCTTAAGAAGGATAAAGAAAGGTGAGATTCAAATAATTAGATTGGATAGGCCAAACCCTTTGACAGAAGCTATACTTTCACAAGCTCCCGTTAGGCCATGGATATCTGGGATAAACGTTTTACTTTACGATACGTTAAAAGGTGGTGCGTACACCGTTCAAGAGATATCAGAGATGATATCTGTACCTCCTAGGAGCCTTGAAGTTAAGCTAAAACAGATGAGAAAAAATGACTCCAAGTACAGGGTCGCAAGTTTCGTCGACGTTGACAGTAAAGAGACCAGATGGTGCACTATAGACGAACTAAAGGAGTTGGTTAACTCGGATGAATTCTATACGTCTTTTACACCTCTTAACGGTGACGAAACGCTTATAGCGGAGATGAAGTCCGTCGATGGGTCTAGCAACACTGAGATGATATTTAAACCTAGTCAAATAGCTGAAAGCCCTGAGGATTTTGCTAAAAGGATACCTTTAGAAGAGATAGGGGAGCTGAAGGTTATAGATCCGGTTGATCCAATGATCTGCAACATGTCACCAAGATATTACTTCGTGAGGAGAGATATAGTCCCCTATCTGCTGCTCAACGCATCAGCATACATTCAAAATCTCAAATACACATAA
- a CDS encoding ribonuclease P subunit p25 family protein, protein MERSTQVVVSRNKSIDEQVLDVISSFNQGIKDVELKGYGREIDRTVDIYNIIKEKLGDAVSLVDVTIGSEFKDKRRISYLLFRLRKSF, encoded by the coding sequence ATGGAAAGATCTACACAGGTTGTTGTTAGTAGAAACAAATCCATTGATGAGCAGGTTTTAGACGTCATATCGTCCTTCAATCAAGGAATCAAGGACGTGGAGCTTAAAGGATATGGAAGGGAAATTGACAGGACGGTGGACATTTACAACATCATTAAGGAGAAGTTAGGGGACGCAGTTTCCCTAGTTGACGTGACTATAGGCAGTGAGTTTAAAGACAAGAGGAGAATCTCATATCTCTTGTTCAGATTGAGGAAGAGCTTCTAA
- the rgy gene encoding reverse gyrase yields the protein MITSVFHSSCPNCQGPLEDYRALAGLPCTNCLAGDEEPFRDLPQSEKIKAVYNLLVNNNKLAKYWELYYTAEMYDEVINYFNQVVGKEPWSLQKLWLKRLGERENFSLSAPTGMGKTTTLVAYSSYLSKGVLYIVPTKSLQEQICSKIGSISSVSCGYVDRDGISVLTVSYVNKKYESIKDYRPTFIAVDDADAIIKSGKTTDKLVELMGIPKDIYEDAMRLVRLRRSLYLKEDKDEILEKITKLERKIQGFTGAIAQLVVASATLRPKGIKQKALRYISGFDLSNTQTYARNIVDSFSCSSIEEVVQRLGPGGLILVSREYGKEKMREIKDKLTSNNFNVELAISGRKFLQNFSEGKTDILIGSASYYGVAVRGIDEPKRLRYVLFYGVPKSRARAEEAIRNPFTLMKIARLFGVNVPEDEILSLSPAEAQAIKISIIKGQVLPGKLGEVQKKLEDKISEVQEFLKSVNGIVRGETFLISRRGKDVFIEYPDVITYLQGSGRSSRLLNGGLTQGLSVILVDDQILFDLLKKKMNFIIQGFNPVQFESLNVDSITKEIERTRREGGNKIDISTGLMIVESPTKAKTISRLFGFPSRRTIGGVNVYETVIVDGNKVYILDVMATKGHMTDITLEDKGYFGVDVKNDVITPLYSHIYRCVSCKRVVSKEIDVCPYCGSSLINSSLSIVNAMRKLAMEVDEVFIATDPDTEGEKIAFDISVSVSPYNPKVRRIKYHEVTRSGIVEALRTGTSIDINTVYSQIVRRVEDRWIGFELSKLLKSKFNEGNHGAGRVQGPVLGWIVNKTREYKERIGWLLYIKVGNYVYREYHKTKPAIPDGPVQVEVVGERVETLQPPPPFSTDDLLIEAYRWFKVPAERVMRIAQDLFESGLITYHRTDSHHVSGKGIEVAKEYLEKMNFTQDLQPRSWGPEGAHEAIRPTRPLDLESLKKEIGENPMLMSVKFTWSHFAIYDMIFRRFMASQMKEAKGVFKRFAMRMKDRSWEADLLTEMEGGFSRLYKYRTYDIPIGEINPEINLSRGSDVKLLTYADVIKEMKEKNIGRPSTYAKTVQSLLRHGYVVESKKRSVLIATKKGINAYAFLSKFEDLISEKVTADLLAKMDSIVTGKAEPTSILLTVFDNLRSLEALPQSEQEI from the coding sequence ATGATAACTTCAGTGTTTCATAGCTCCTGTCCTAACTGTCAAGGACCTCTTGAGGATTACAGGGCATTGGCAGGCCTACCTTGCACAAACTGTTTGGCAGGAGATGAGGAGCCATTTAGAGATCTACCGCAAAGTGAGAAAATTAAGGCCGTTTACAACCTACTAGTTAACAACAACAAACTAGCTAAGTATTGGGAGCTCTATTATACAGCAGAGATGTACGATGAAGTCATAAATTACTTTAACCAGGTAGTAGGTAAAGAGCCCTGGTCTTTACAAAAGCTCTGGTTGAAAAGACTAGGAGAGAGGGAAAACTTTTCTCTATCGGCCCCGACTGGAATGGGTAAAACTACCACCCTCGTGGCTTACTCCTCATATCTATCCAAAGGGGTTCTTTACATAGTTCCAACTAAGTCTCTTCAAGAGCAGATATGCTCAAAGATAGGATCGATCTCTAGCGTTTCATGTGGTTACGTAGATAGGGACGGCATTTCAGTTTTGACAGTGAGCTACGTTAACAAGAAATATGAGTCGATAAAGGATTACAGACCGACATTCATAGCGGTGGATGACGCTGATGCGATAATAAAGAGTGGAAAGACTACGGATAAGCTAGTTGAGCTCATGGGAATACCTAAAGACATATACGAAGACGCTATGAGGTTAGTGAGGTTAAGAAGATCCTTATATCTTAAAGAGGATAAAGATGAGATATTAGAGAAAATAACTAAATTAGAAAGGAAAATTCAAGGCTTCACAGGAGCTATTGCCCAACTAGTGGTTGCTAGTGCCACCCTAAGACCTAAAGGTATAAAACAAAAGGCACTAAGGTACATTTCAGGCTTCGACTTATCCAACACTCAAACGTACGCTAGGAATATAGTAGATTCGTTTTCCTGTTCAAGCATTGAGGAAGTAGTTCAAAGGCTAGGACCTGGAGGTCTGATATTGGTCTCAAGAGAATATGGAAAAGAAAAGATGAGAGAAATAAAAGACAAGCTAACTTCGAATAACTTTAATGTGGAACTGGCGATAAGCGGAAGGAAATTCCTTCAGAACTTTTCTGAAGGTAAAACTGACATCTTGATAGGATCTGCCTCATACTACGGAGTTGCAGTTAGAGGCATAGACGAGCCGAAGAGGCTAAGATACGTACTGTTTTACGGCGTTCCTAAATCCAGGGCTAGGGCAGAGGAGGCTATAAGGAACCCATTCACCCTTATGAAGATAGCTAGACTCTTCGGCGTGAACGTCCCGGAGGACGAAATACTCTCGTTATCTCCTGCCGAAGCTCAGGCAATTAAGATCTCAATTATAAAGGGGCAAGTACTTCCAGGTAAGCTCGGCGAGGTTCAGAAGAAGTTGGAAGATAAGATCAGTGAAGTTCAAGAGTTCCTGAAGAGCGTGAACGGCATAGTAAGAGGAGAGACCTTTCTGATCTCCAGAAGAGGGAAGGACGTGTTCATAGAGTATCCTGACGTTATTACATATCTTCAGGGATCAGGAAGGAGCAGCAGGTTGCTCAACGGAGGTCTAACACAGGGATTGAGCGTAATATTGGTGGATGATCAAATCCTCTTCGATTTGCTTAAGAAAAAGATGAACTTCATAATTCAGGGTTTCAATCCCGTTCAATTCGAGTCTCTTAACGTTGATTCCATAACTAAAGAAATTGAAAGAACCAGAAGAGAGGGTGGTAACAAGATAGATATAAGTACAGGGCTTATGATAGTGGAATCTCCCACTAAGGCCAAGACAATTTCAAGGTTATTTGGTTTTCCCTCACGGAGAACTATTGGCGGAGTTAACGTATATGAAACGGTGATTGTGGACGGGAATAAGGTTTATATCCTAGACGTTATGGCAACGAAGGGACACATGACCGATATAACCCTTGAGGACAAAGGCTACTTTGGGGTTGATGTAAAAAACGACGTAATAACTCCTCTATATTCTCACATTTATAGATGCGTGAGCTGCAAGAGAGTTGTGAGTAAGGAGATCGACGTTTGCCCCTATTGCGGTTCCAGTCTCATAAACTCTTCTCTATCTATAGTTAACGCCATGAGGAAGTTAGCCATGGAAGTGGATGAGGTATTCATTGCGACAGATCCAGATACTGAGGGAGAGAAGATAGCGTTTGACATTTCAGTTAGCGTTTCTCCATATAATCCTAAAGTCAGGAGAATAAAGTATCATGAGGTCACTAGGTCTGGAATTGTAGAGGCTCTAAGAACAGGAACCTCGATCGATATCAACACGGTATACAGTCAAATAGTGAGAAGGGTCGAGGACAGATGGATAGGATTTGAGTTAAGCAAACTTCTCAAGTCTAAGTTTAACGAGGGAAATCACGGTGCGGGTAGAGTACAAGGTCCAGTGCTAGGTTGGATAGTCAATAAGACTAGGGAGTATAAGGAGAGGATAGGCTGGTTGCTTTACATAAAGGTAGGAAACTACGTATATAGGGAGTATCATAAGACGAAGCCGGCTATTCCTGATGGCCCGGTACAAGTCGAGGTTGTTGGAGAGAGAGTTGAAACGTTACAACCACCGCCTCCCTTCTCCACTGATGACCTTCTCATCGAGGCCTATAGATGGTTCAAGGTTCCTGCAGAGAGAGTGATGAGAATAGCTCAGGACCTGTTTGAGAGCGGGTTAATAACGTACCACAGGACTGATAGTCATCACGTCTCTGGGAAAGGTATAGAAGTAGCGAAGGAGTACTTAGAGAAGATGAATTTTACACAAGATTTACAGCCTAGAAGCTGGGGCCCAGAGGGAGCTCATGAGGCTATAAGGCCTACTAGACCTCTTGATCTGGAATCTCTAAAGAAGGAAATAGGAGAGAACCCCATGCTGATGAGTGTAAAGTTCACATGGTCCCACTTTGCAATTTATGATATGATCTTTAGGAGATTTATGGCCAGCCAAATGAAGGAAGCTAAGGGTGTTTTCAAGAGATTCGCTATGAGGATGAAAGATAGGAGTTGGGAGGCGGATCTGCTCACTGAAATGGAGGGTGGCTTTTCCAGGCTCTATAAGTACAGGACGTATGATATCCCTATTGGTGAAATAAACCCAGAGATTAATCTCTCTAGAGGATCAGACGTGAAATTGTTAACTTATGCTGACGTAATAAAAGAGATGAAGGAGAAGAACATAGGGAGACCAAGCACTTACGCTAAGACAGTCCAATCTCTTCTTAGGCACGGTTACGTAGTAGAGAGTAAGAAGAGATCGGTTCTGATAGCAACAAAGAAAGGTATCAACGCGTACGCATTTCTTTCAAAGTTTGAGGACTTGATATCAGAGAAGGTTACAGCTGACCTTCTAGCGAAGATGGATTCAATAGTTACAGGCAAAGCTGAACCTACGTCAATCTTGCTGACCGTCTTCGACAACTTGAGATCTTTAGAAGCTCTTCCTCAATCTGAACAAGAGATATGA
- the albA gene encoding DNA-binding protein Alba: MSGTSPTPSNVVLVGKKPVMNYVLAALTLLNQGVPEIIIKARGRAISKAVDTVEIVRNRFLPDKIEIRSIGVGSQVVTSQDGRQSRVSTIEISIKKKA, translated from the coding sequence ATGAGCGGAACATCTCCTACTCCAAGTAACGTAGTCCTTGTAGGTAAAAAGCCAGTAATGAACTACGTCCTAGCTGCCTTAACTCTACTAAACCAGGGCGTTCCGGAGATAATCATCAAAGCTAGAGGAAGAGCTATTAGCAAAGCTGTGGACACTGTAGAGATAGTGAGAAACAGATTCCTTCCAGACAAGATAGAGATCAGATCAATAGGAGTTGGCAGCCAAGTAGTGACAAGCCAGGACGGAAGACAATCTAGGGTATCTACAATAGAGATAAGTATAAAGAAAAAGGCATAA